A window of Pseudomonas alcaliphila JAB1 genomic DNA:
CCGAAGATCCTGTTGTGCGACGAGGCCACCAGCGCCCTCGACCCGCAGACCACCACCGCCGTGTTGCAACTGCTGGCCGAGATCAATCGCGAACTGGGCCTGACCATCGTGCTGATCACCCACGAGATGGACGTGATCCGCCGCGTCTGCGACCGCGTGGCGGTGATGGATGCCGGCGTCATCGTCGAGGAAGGCCCGGTGGCCGAGGTGTTCCTGCATCCGCAGCACCCGACCACGCGGCGCTTCGTGCAGGAGTCCGAACATGTCGACGAAGCCGAACAGCGCGATGACTTCGCCCATGTCGAAGGCCGCATCCTGCGCCTGACCTTCCAGGGCGAGGCCACCTACGCACCGCTGCTGGGCACCGTGGCCCGTGAGACCGGTGTGGACTACAGCATCCTTGCCGGGCGCATCGACCGCATCAAGGACACCCCCTACGGCCAGCTCACCCTGGCCCTGACCGGTGGTGACATCGACGCCGCGCTGGCGCGCTTCGACGCCGCCGATGTGCATCTGGAGGTACTGCGCTGATGCTCGAACAACTGCTACCCAACGTGTTCTGGCCGGAAATCTGGCAGGCCAGCCTCGACACCCTGAACATGCTGCTCGGCTCGATGCTGTTCACCGTGCTGCTCGGCCTGCCGCTCGGCGTGCTGCTGTTCCTCACCGGCCCGCGCCAGCTGTTCGAACAGAAGGCCCTGTACGGCGCGCTGTCGCTGGTGGTGAACATCCTGCGCTCGGTGCCCTTCGTCATCCTCTTGATCCTGATGATCCCCTTCACCGAGCTGCTGGTCGGCACCTCGCTGGGCGTCGCCGGCGCCATTCCGCCACTGGTGGTGGGTGCCACGCCGTTCTTCGCGCGCCTGGTGGAAACCGCCCTGCGCGAGGTGGAGCGCGGCATCATCGAAGCGACCCAGGCGATGGGCGCCACTACCTGGCAGATCATCACCCGCGCGCTGCTGCCCGAGGCGTTGCCCGGCCTGCTCGCGGCCACCACCGTTACCGCGATAACCCTGGTGTCCTACACCGCCATGAGCGGCCTGATCGGCGGCGGCGGCCTCGGCGACCTGGCCGTGCGCTACGGCTACCAGCGCTACCAGCCGGACGTGATGGCCGTGACCGTAATCCTGCTGCTGATTCTGGTGCAGGTGCTGCAGATGGTCGGTGATCGTCTGGTCGTACATTTCTCCCGTAAGTAATCACGACAAGCGGCGACTCGCTACCCGCGAGACCCGCGCCAACCTTCCCAAAAGGAACCTTGAAATGAAGAAACTGCTGACTGCCCTGGCCGCCTGCGCGGCCTTCTCGGCCCAGGCCGAAACCCTCAACGTCGCCGCCACCCCGGTGCCGCATGCGGAGATCCTCGAGTTCGTCAAACCGGCCCTGGCCAAAGAAGGCGTGGAGCTGAAGGTGCGCGTGTTCACCGACTACGTGCAGCCCAACCTGCAAGTGCAGCAGAAGAACCTCGACGCCAACTTCTTCCAGCACCAGCCGTACCTGGACGAGTTCAACGCCAGCCGCAAGACCGAGCTGGTCAGCGTTGCCGGCGTGCACGTCGAGCCCTTCGGCGCCTACTCCAGCAAGATCAAGAACCTCAGCGAGCTGCCGCAAGGTGCCACCGTGGCCATCCCCAACGACGCCACCAACGGCGGCCGCGCCCTGCTGCTGCTGCAGAAGGCCGGCGTGATCAAACTCAAGCCGGAAGCCGGCATCCTCGCCACGCCCAAGGACATCGTCGAGAACCCGAAGGCGATCAAGGTGCGTGAACTGGAAGCAGCTACCCTGCCGCGCGTGCTGAGCCAGGTCGACCTCGCCCTGATCAACACCAACTACGCCCTGGAAGCCAAGCTGAACCCGACCCAGGACGCCCTGGCCATCGAAGGTAGCGACTCGCCGTACGTCAACATCCTGGTGACCCGCGCCGACAACAAGGACAGCGAGGCCGTACAGAAGCTGGTCAAGGCTCTGCACAGCGCCGAGGTCAAGCAGTTCATCGAAGAGAAGTACAAAGGCGCCGTCGTCCCGGCGTTCTGATCGCCGCTGACACCCTGAGCTGTATTCAATGCCGCGCCGCTGCAAAGCTGCGCGGCATTTTTATGCGTGGAATCTCAGCGATCCGTAGGGTGCGCCGTGCGCACTGCCAACAATACGGATCAGCGCCGCAGGCACTCCAGCAGACAATCCAGTGCCGGCTGTCGCTGTGCACGACGCACCAGGGCGACCAGCTCACGATGGAAGGTCAGCTCGCCCAGCTCGATCACCCGCAGGCGCGTCGGCCGTTGCAGCCACAGGCCCGCACGCGGTACCAGGGCCACGCCCATACCGTTTTCCACGAGCCGCACGATGGCTTCCAGTTCATCCAGCTCCAGCGCCTCGCGCACGTTCAGGCGTTGCTCACGCAGGAAGCGCGTCACCTGGCGCCCGCCGAACGAAGCGCGGTCGTAACGCACGAAAGGCTGCTCGGCCAGCAGTTGCAGCGGGTCGTCGCCCGGCACGTCCAGCGGGGCGATCAGCACGAAGGGCTCGCGCGCCAGCGCTACTTCCAGCAGTTCCTTGGGCAAGGCAAACGGCGGCTTGATCAACAGCGCCAGATCCAGCTCACCCGCATCCAGCTGACTGAACAGCTGCAACGATACGCCCGGCACCAGCTTCAGTTCGACCAGCGGCGCCAGTTGCCGAAAGCGCGGCAGCGCCTCGGCCAGCAAGCCGGTCTGCAAGGTGGCGATGGCGCCGACGCGCAGTTCGCCCTGCCACTGATCGGCGGCCTGCGGCAGCGCCATCTGCGCGTACAGCGCGAGCATCTGCTCGGCCAGTGGCAGAGCGTGGCGGCCGGTGGCATTGAGCACGGCGGCGCGACCACTACGGTCGAACAGGCGTACACCGAGGTGCTGCTCCAGCACGCGCATCTGCGCGCTGACCGCCGACTGGGTCAGCCCCACCTGCTGGCCAGCGGCAGCGAAGGTGCCCAGGCGAGCGACGGTGACGAAGGTTTTCAGCTCGCGCAGCATCGAGGCCCTCGACTGATCGAAAATAGTTGAGCTTGCGAGCAAGAATATTCGCTTTAGAACAATTTTGCTGTTGGTAGGCTGGTGCAATGAACATCGATGGCGGGTTGTACCCGCCCTACCCACAACAATCAGAGGTATTGCGTGATGGCCCTTGCTCCCTTTCACCTGGCAATTCCCGTGTACGACCTGGCTGCCGCGCGGCATTTCTACGGCGAGGTGTTCGGCTGTGCCGAGGGTCGTAGCAGCGAGCACTGGGTGGACTTCGATTTCTTCGGCCACCAGTTGGTGATCCACGAAGCGCCAAAGATGGCCTACCAGGAATCGGCCGCCAGCAACCCGGTGGACGGCCACGACGTGCCGGTGCCGCACTTCGGCGTGGTGCTCGGCTGGGCCGACTGGGAAGCATTGGCCGAGCGCCTGCGCAGCCGCGAGACGACGTTCGTCATCGAGCCCTATGTACGCTTCAAGGGTCAGGTCGGCGAGCAGGCCACCATGTTCCTCCTCGATCCTTGCGGCAACGCCCTGGAGTTCAAGGCCTTCAAGGACATCGGCCAGCTGTTCGCCAAGTAAGCGCACGCTGCCTGGGTAGCGAGCCAGCGGCGCTCAATCCAGCGGATTGTCGATCTGCGCGCGCAGCAGCTCGGCGAAGGCGCTGGCCTCAACCGGGCGGCTGATCAGAAAGCCCTGGATCTCGTCGCAGTTCTGGCTCTTGAGGAAATCCATCTGCGCCTGGGTTTCCACACCCTCGGCCACCACTTTCAGCTCCAGGCTGTGGGCCATGGCGATGATCGCACGGGTGATCGCCGCGTCCTCGCCACCGGGCGACAGATCACGGATGAAGGTCTGGTCGATCTTCACGTAGTGCACCGGGAAACGCTTGAGGTAGCTGAGCGAGGAATAGCCGGTGCCGAAATCGTCGATGGCCAGTTTGACCCCCAGTTCACGCAGCTGACGGAAGGTGACGATGACGCTGTCGACGTTGTCCAGCAATTGGCTTTCGGTCAGCTCCAGCTCCAGGTACTGCGGCGCCAGGCCGGTTTCTTCGAGCACCTGGCGCACCAGGCTGGTGAGGTTGCCCTGGCGCAACTGATACACCGAGATATTCACCGACACCCGTATCTGCGCCAGCCCCTCCTGCTGCCACTGGCGCGCCTGGCGGCAGGCCTGACGCAGCACGAACTCGCCAATCGGCGCGATCAGCCCGGTCTCTTCGGCCAGACCGATGAACTCGCCAGGCGCCACCATGCCCTGCTGCGGATGACGCCAGCGCACCAGCGCCTCGGCAGCGTTGAGCTGGTCGTCGGCGAGGTTCAGCTTGGGCTGGTAGAACACCTCCAGTTGGCCTTCGTCGATGGCCTTGCGCAGCTGGTTCTCCAGTTGCAGACGCTCCAGGGTGCAGGCCTGCAGGTTGTCGGTGAAAAACTGGAAGGTGTTGCCGCCCAGGTGCTTGGCATGTTGCACGGCCATGTTGGCCTGGCTGATCAGCGCGCTGATCTCGCGGGCGTAGTCCGGCAGCAGACTGATACCCAGCGAGGCGCTGATCACCAGTTCGTGCCCGCCGACGGTCATCGGCACGCGCAGCTTGGCCAGCAGCCGACTGGCCACCCGCGCCAGGCTGGAGAGGCTGCCGTAGGCGTCGAGGATGATGGCGAACTCGTCGCCTGAGAGCCGCGCGATGCAGTCGGCCTCGGGTACGGTCTGGGTCAGGCGGCGGCTTATCTGGCGTAGCAACTGGTCCGCTACTTCATGGCCGAGGCTATCGTTGAGCAGCTTGAAACGGTCCAGGTCGATATGCACCAGGGCGATGCTGCGCCCGCTCTGTCGCGCACGTTGGCTGGCATCGTGCAGACGCTCCTTGAACAGGCTGCGGTTGGCCAGGCCGGTCAGATCGTCGTAGTGCGACAGATAGCGCAGGCGTTCCTCGGCTTCACGGCGCGCACTGAGATCGGCGAAGAAGCCGACGATATGGCTGGGCCGACCTGTTACATCGCGCACCAGATTGAGCTGCAGCCATTGCGGGTAAAGCTCACCGCTCTTGCGCGTCTCGATCAGCTCGCCCTGCCAGGTGCCGGCGCTATCCAGCTCCTGGCGGATCATCTGGTATTGCCGGCGCATCTCGCGGCTGCCGATCAGGCTGGTCACCGTGCGCCCGACCACCTCCTCACGGCTGTAACCGGTCACCGCGCTGAACGCGCGGTTGACCGCCAGCACGCGGTAGTCAGGGTCGAGAATGAAGATGCCTTCGCTGGCCGCTTCGAACACGGTCGCGGCCAGGCGCTGTTGCTGCTCCTGCTGACGCCGCGCGCTGACGTCGCGTCGCGTGCCGAGCATGCGCCGTACACGGCCGGCGGCGTCGCGCTCGACCGCACGGCCACGGTCCTCGACCCAGACCCAGTGACCATCGACATGACGCACGCGGTACTCGATCTGATAATCCTCGCTGCGCCCCTTGAGGTGCTGGACCAGCGCCCGGCGCAACCCTGGCAGATCATCCGGGTGCAGGCGCGGGGTCAGGTCACGCAGCATCACTTGCACCTGGCCCGGTTCCAGACCGAACAGCTCGCGCAGGTGCGAGTGGTGCACCTGGTCGCTTTCCAGATCCCAGTCCCACAGCCCCAGCTCGCTGGCCTCCAGCGCCAGGGCCAGGCGCGCCTGGCTCTTGCCCAGGGCATGGGTCGCTTCGTCCAGCTCCAGGGTACGTTCGGCCACACGCATTTCCAGCTCGCCATGGGCGCCGCGCAATTCGCGCTCGGCACGGCGACGCTGCTCCACCTCACGCGCCAATTCTTCATTGAGCCCTTCGGCACACTGTTTGGCGTGCTCCAGGTTGCTGATCAGCGCCAGGTTGTGAAAGCGCTGCAGCAAGCTGCGCTGCACCAGGCGATTGACCTGCCAGGCCACCACCAGCAGGGCGAGAAACAAGATCACACTGAGCAGCCCCCAGCCGCGTTGCAGGCCGCTGCCGGAGAGCAGCAGGAAGCCGGCCGACGGCAGCAGGCAGGGCAAGGCGAAGGTGAGGAAGGCTGACAGGCTGACGGCATAGGCCACGCTGGCCGAAAGAATCGCTGCGGCGATCAGGCCGTAGACCAAGGCCTGCTGGTAAAACACATCAGCGGGCACCAGCACGATCACGGCGAAGGCGAGGGTCAACCCAGATGCACCGGCGCCGAAGAGGAAGATGCGTCGCCAGTAGGGCTCGGCCTGGCGGCTCGGCAGCGCCTCGTTGAAGGCATTCACCTGGGTCAGGCGCAACAGCGCCAGCAGCACTACCCAGCCCAGCCAGGCAGCGAGCATCGGTGCGCTCTGCTGACTCCACAGCAATAGACTGCAGGCCAGGCCGACCAGCAGCATGAGCAACGTGGGCAGGCGCGAACCCTGGAACAACAGACGGGTACGCTCGACGGCAATATCCGTGGCGAACTGACGTTCAGCCTGATGCGGGTCCAGCGTCACCTCTTGAACTACGGCGCTAGTCGTGGCGGTCATAGGCGATTTTCTTGTAATGGTTGCCTAAGGGTATTGGCGCTTTTTGCGACGCTCCCAACCCTGACGTCGCGGGAGAATACCCGAGACAGACGCTGTGCCCAACAGCGATGTGGGCAATTTCACAGCTTGACGCCCATCTTTTGGCGGGCACCGGCAGAGCATGATGGCCTTTGGCCGCCTGACCACGCACATCTGCGCCCTGACCCGCCAGTCGTCGGTTGCATCAGGCTCGTTTCACCGCGCCTGGCTGACGGTTTGCCCTCCCCTTCCCGGCCCCCTAGAATGCCGCGATGCAAAATGACCTCGATCACAGACTCACCACCCTCAATCCCGCCCAGCACCATGCGGTTACCACGCCGCCTGGTCATCAGCTGGTGCTGGCCGGTGCCGGCTCGGGCAAGACCCGTGTGCTGGTGCACCGCATCGCCTTCCTGATCCAGCGCCTGGACGTGTCGCCGCACAGCATCCTGTCGGTGACCTTCACCAACAAGGCCGCCGCCGAGATGCGTCACCGTATCGAAGACGTGCTGGGCCACGCCCCTGCCGGCATGTGGGTCGGCACCTTCCACGGCCTGGCTCACCGCCTGCTGCGTGCGCACTGGAAGGAGGCCAAGCTGGCCGAGAACTTCCAGATTCTCGACTCCGACGATCAGCAACGCCTGATCAAGCGGGTGATCCGCGACCTCGGCCTGGATGAGCAGCGCTGGCCGGCCAAGCAGGCACAGTGGTTTATCAACGGGCAGAAGGACGAGGGCATCCGCCCGCAGGGCATTCAGGCCAGCGGCGACCTGTTCCTGGCCACCATGCGCAGCATCTACGAAGCCTACGAGGCGGCCTGCGCGCGCACCGGCGTCATCGATTTCGCCGAGCTGCTGCTGCGTGCCCTCGATCTCTGGCGCGACAATGCCGGCCTGCTGGAGCATTACCAGCGCCGCTTCCGCCATATCCTGGTCGACGAGTTCCAGGACACCAACGCCGTGCAATACGCCTGGTTGCGCTTTCTCGCCAAGGGCGGCGAGAGCCTGATGGTGGTGGGTGACGACGATCAGTCGATCTACGGCTGGCGCGGCGCGAAGATCGAGAACATCCAGCAGTTCGACAGCGATTTCGCCGATGCCGAGATCATCCGTCTGGAGCAGAACTATCGCTCCACGGCGAACATCCTCAATGCCGCCAACGCGCTGATCGCCAACAACCAGGGCCGCCTCGGCAAGGAGCTGCGCACCGACGTCGGTGATGGCGAGCCGCTGGCCCTGTACGCCGCCTTCAACGAGCACGACGAAGCGCGCTACGTGGTGGAAACCATCGAGGACGCCCTGCGCAAGGACGGCCTCAAGCGCAGCGAAATCGCCATTCTCTATCGCTCCAACGCCCAATCGCGGGTGTTGGAAGAGGCGCTGCTGCGCGAGAAGATCCCCTACCGCATCTACGGTGGTCAGCGCTTCTTCGAGCGTGCCGAGATCAAGAACGCCATGGCCTACCTGCGCCTGCTCGACGGGCGCGGCAACGATGCGGCGCTGGAGCGCATCATCAACGTGCCGGCGCGTGGCATCGGCGAGAAGACCATCGAGACCATCCGCGAATACGCCCGCGCCCATGACGTACACATGTGGGAAGCGATTCGCCTGATGCTGACGGTCAAGGCGCTGCCCGCTCGCGCCTCGGGGGCCCTGGCCGGCTTCATCGAACTGATCGACAGCCTGGCCGAGCAGGTCCTGGCCATGCCGCTGCACCAGATGACCCAGGTGGTCATCGAAAAGAGCGGCCTGCTCGCCTATCACGAGGCGGAAAAAGGCGAGAAGGGCCAGGCCCGGGTGGAAAACCTGGAGGAACTGGTCAGCGCCGCACGTACCTTCGAGAACGATGAAGACGACGAGCTGACCCCGCTGCAGGCCTTCCTCACCCATGCCTCGCTGGAGGCCGGGGACACCCAGGCCGCCGAGAACGAAGACAGTATTCAACTGATGACCCTGCACAGCGCCAAGGGCCTGGAATTCCCCCTGGTGTTCCTGGTGGGCATGGAAGAGGGTCTGTTCCCGCACAAGATGAGCCTGGAAGAACCGGGCCGATTGGAAGAAGAACGCCGCCTGGCCTATGTCGGCATTACCCGTGCCATGCAGAAGCTGGTGATCAGCTACGCCGAAACACGGCGTCTCTACGGTAGCGAGACCTATAACAAGGTGTCGCGCTTTGTCCGCGAAATCCCCGCACCGCTGATTCAGGAAGTACGCCTGAGCAACAGCGTCAGCCGCCCGATGAGCACCAGCTCGATGGGTGGCGGCAGCCTGTTCGCCGGCAGTGCCATACCGCAAACGCCCTTCAACCTGGGCCAGCGCGTACGTCACAGCCTGTTCGGCGAAGGCACCATCCTCAATTTCGAGGGTGCTGGTGCCCAGGCGCGGGTCCAAGTGAATTTCGAAAACGAAGGCAGTAAATGGCTGATGCTGGCGTACGCCAAGCTTGAAGCCTATTAGCACACCGTATCTGGAGATAATCGATGAATCGCCGCAATCTGTTCGGCGCCGCTGTGGCACTGATCGCCGCCATCGGCCTGGTTGGCTGTAAAGAAGACAAGGCTGCCAGCGAGCAAGCCGCTGCCAAGCCAGCAGAAACCGTCCACTGGAAGATGGTCACCTCCTGGCCGAAGAACTTCCCCGGCCTCGGCACCGCTGCCGAGCGCCTGGCCGAGCGCATCAACGCCATGAGCGCCGGGCGCCTGACCGTCAAGGTCTACGCCGCCGGTGAGCTGGTGCCGGCGCTGGAAGTGTTCGACGCCGTCTCGCGCGGCACCGCCGAGATGGGCCACGGCACGCCGTACTACTGGAAGGGCAAGGTGCCGGCTGCGCAGTTCTTCAGCAGCGTGCCATTCGGCCTCTCCACCCTGGAAATGAACGCCTGGTTGAGCAAGGGCGGCGGTCAGGCACTGTGGGACGAAACCTACGCACCCTTCGGCGTGAAGCCGCTTTCGGCCGGCAACACCACCATGCAGATGGGCGGCTGGTTCAACAAGGAAATCAACAGCCTGGCCGACATCAAGGGCCTGAAGATCCGCATGCCGGGCCTCGGCGGCGAAGTCTGGAGCAAGCTCGGCGCGATCACCGTCAACCTGCCGGGTGGCGAGATTTTCACCTCCCTGCAGACCAGCGCCATCGATGCCACCGACTGGGTCGGGCCGTACAACGACCTGGCCTTCGGTCTGCACAAGGCGGCCAAGTACTACTACTTCCCGGGCTGGCAGGAGCCGCAGGCCGTGGTCGAATCCATGGTCAACCAGAAGGCCTTCGACGCGCTGCCGGCCGACCTGCAGGCCATCGTCGTCGAAGCCGCGCGCGCCGCGACCCTGGATATGATGGACGACTACGTGTTCAACAACGCCAAGGCGCTGCAGAGCCTGAAGAGCGAAGGCGTGCAATTCAAGCGTCTGCCGGATGAGGTGCTGCAAGCCATGCGTGAGCAATCCAACGTGGTGCTCGAAGCTCTGGCGGCCGAGAACGACCTCAACGGCCGCATCTGGGCCTCGCAGAAAGCCTTCCTCGAAGAAGCCAGCGCCATGCAGGCGCTGACCGAGAAAGAGCTGTACAACTGGCGTTGAGCCAACTGAACGGGGCCAAGAGCCCCGTTTTTCTTAGGGATAACTGCCGATGCGTCTTCGTTCGCTGCTGCTCCTGCCCCTGCTCGCCTTCGGCCTCATCGGCTGCAAGGACGACTCCGCGCCGACCGACCAGGCCGCAGCCCCCGCCCAGACCTTCCACTGGAAGATGGTCACCACCTGGCCGAAGAATGCACCCGGCACCGGCACCGCAGCCGAACGCCTGGCTGAGCGCGTCAACGCCATGAGCGCCGGGCGCCTGACCATCAAGGTCTATGCTGCTGGCGAGTTGGTGCCGGCACTGGAGGTGTTCGACGCAGTGTCGCGCGGTACGGCCGAACTCGGCCACGGCACGCCCTATTACTGGAAGGGCAAGGTACCGGCCGCGCAGTTCTTCGGTGCGGTGCCCTTCGGCCTGTCCACCCTGGAAATGAACGCCTGGCTGAACAAGGGCGGCGGCCAGGCACTGTGGGACGAAGCCTACGCGTCGTTCGGCCTCAAGCCACTGACCGCAGGCAACAGCACCATGCAGATGGGCGGCTGGTTCAACAAGGAAATCAACAGCCTGGCTGACATCAAAGGCCTGAAGATCCGTATGCCGGGCCTCGGTGGCGAAGTGTGGAGCCGCCTGGGTGCGACCACCGTGGTGATGCCGGGTGGCGAAATCTTCACCGCCCTGCAGACCGGCGCCATCGACGCCACCGACTGGGTCAGCCCCTACAACGACCTGGCCTTCGGCCTGCAGAAGGCCGCCAAGTATTACTACTACCCCGGCTGGCAGGAGCCGCAATCGGTGCTCGAGCTGCTGATCAATCAGAAGGCATTCGATGCGCTGCCGGCCGACCTGCAGGCCATCGTCACCGAAGCGGCGCGCGCGGCGACCCAGGACATGATGGACGACTACGTCTACCACAACGCCCTGGCGCTGGACGAGCTGAAGAAGAGCGGCACGCTGCTCAAGCGCTTCCCCGACGAGGTGCTGCAGGCCATGCAACGCGAGACCGAACAAGTGCTCGGCGAGCTGGCCGCGCAGAGCGAGCTCAACGGCCGCATCTGGGCCTCCATGCAGGCGTTCCAGGCGCTGGCCACCTCGATGCAGGCGCTGTCGGAAAAAGAGCTGTACGACTGGCGCTGAGCCGCTCAGGGTTATAGCCCTTACCCTTGTGGGAGCCCCGCCCCGGGGCGAAGCTGTATTACCTCAGGTTCGCGGCGGGGCGCCACTCCTACCCATTCGGCGCGGCCACATCTGACCTATCTGGCTCCGTTTGTCGTTCCAGGCTGCGCCTCATGCCCTGGCGGCCATACTTCACGGATGAAAAACAAGCCGACCGACCCCGTCCAGATCCTCGACAGCGCCCTGCAACTGGCCGACGTCTGCGGCTGGGAGCGCCTGCACCTGTTCGACGTCGCCGCCGCGCTCGACATCGGCCTGGACGATATCGCCCGTCACTACCGCGACAAGGACGACCTGGTGGAAGCCTGGTTCGACCGCGCCGACCTGACCATGCTCGGCCACGCCAGAAATCCCGATCTGCAGGGTCTGAACGCCGAACAACGTCTGGAAAGCTGCCTGCTGGCCTGGCTCGAGAGCCTGGCAGCCCATCGCGCGGTGACCGGGCAGATGCTGCTGTACAAGCTCGAACCTGGGCATATCCACCTGCAGGTGCTCGGCCTGATGCGCATCAGCCGCACCGTGCAATGGTGGCGCGAAGCCGCTGGCCGACAAAGCCTGCACCTGCGCCGCATCGCCGAGGAAACCCTGCTCACCGGCGCCTACCTGCGCAGCTTCGTGCACTGGCTGCGCCATCCCGAAGAAGACGCAGCAACCTTCCGCGCCTTTCTGCGCGCTCAACTGCGCTGCGGCCCGCTGCCTCTGCTGCTGCAACGCCCGTAGCCCGGATGAAATCCGGGAGGCCATGGGCGGCTATCCCCGTATTGCATACGGGCTACGCGGATAAATCGCAGGGTGCTCGCCCTACAGGCAAAAGCCGGAAACATTCTGTC
This region includes:
- a CDS encoding VOC family protein — encoded protein: MALAPFHLAIPVYDLAAARHFYGEVFGCAEGRSSEHWVDFDFFGHQLVIHEAPKMAYQESAASNPVDGHDVPVPHFGVVLGWADWEALAERLRSRETTFVIEPYVRFKGQVGEQATMFLLDPCGNALEFKAFKDIGQLFAK
- the uvrD gene encoding DNA helicase II, which gives rise to MQNDLDHRLTTLNPAQHHAVTTPPGHQLVLAGAGSGKTRVLVHRIAFLIQRLDVSPHSILSVTFTNKAAAEMRHRIEDVLGHAPAGMWVGTFHGLAHRLLRAHWKEAKLAENFQILDSDDQQRLIKRVIRDLGLDEQRWPAKQAQWFINGQKDEGIRPQGIQASGDLFLATMRSIYEAYEAACARTGVIDFAELLLRALDLWRDNAGLLEHYQRRFRHILVDEFQDTNAVQYAWLRFLAKGGESLMVVGDDDQSIYGWRGAKIENIQQFDSDFADAEIIRLEQNYRSTANILNAANALIANNQGRLGKELRTDVGDGEPLALYAAFNEHDEARYVVETIEDALRKDGLKRSEIAILYRSNAQSRVLEEALLREKIPYRIYGGQRFFERAEIKNAMAYLRLLDGRGNDAALERIINVPARGIGEKTIETIREYARAHDVHMWEAIRLMLTVKALPARASGALAGFIELIDSLAEQVLAMPLHQMTQVVIEKSGLLAYHEAEKGEKGQARVENLEELVSAARTFENDEDDELTPLQAFLTHASLEAGDTQAAENEDSIQLMTLHSAKGLEFPLVFLVGMEEGLFPHKMSLEEPGRLEEERRLAYVGITRAMQKLVISYAETRRLYGSETYNKVSRFVREIPAPLIQEVRLSNSVSRPMSTSSMGGGSLFAGSAIPQTPFNLGQRVRHSLFGEGTILNFEGAGAQARVQVNFENEGSKWLMLAYAKLEAY
- a CDS encoding methionine ABC transporter permease, which translates into the protein MLEQLLPNVFWPEIWQASLDTLNMLLGSMLFTVLLGLPLGVLLFLTGPRQLFEQKALYGALSLVVNILRSVPFVILLILMIPFTELLVGTSLGVAGAIPPLVVGATPFFARLVETALREVERGIIEATQAMGATTWQIITRALLPEALPGLLAATTVTAITLVSYTAMSGLIGGGGLGDLAVRYGYQRYQPDVMAVTVILLLILVQVLQMVGDRLVVHFSRK
- a CDS encoding LysR substrate-binding domain-containing protein, encoding MLRELKTFVTVARLGTFAAAGQQVGLTQSAVSAQMRVLEQHLGVRLFDRSGRAAVLNATGRHALPLAEQMLALYAQMALPQAADQWQGELRVGAIATLQTGLLAEALPRFRQLAPLVELKLVPGVSLQLFSQLDAGELDLALLIKPPFALPKELLEVALAREPFVLIAPLDVPGDDPLQLLAEQPFVRYDRASFGGRQVTRFLREQRLNVREALELDELEAIVRLVENGMGVALVPRAGLWLQRPTRLRVIELGELTFHRELVALVRRAQRQPALDCLLECLRR
- a CDS encoding MetQ/NlpA family ABC transporter substrate-binding protein: MKKLLTALAACAAFSAQAETLNVAATPVPHAEILEFVKPALAKEGVELKVRVFTDYVQPNLQVQQKNLDANFFQHQPYLDEFNASRKTELVSVAGVHVEPFGAYSSKIKNLSELPQGATVAIPNDATNGGRALLLLQKAGVIKLKPEAGILATPKDIVENPKAIKVRELEAATLPRVLSQVDLALINTNYALEAKLNPTQDALAIEGSDSPYVNILVTRADNKDSEAVQKLVKALHSAEVKQFIEEKYKGAVVPAF
- a CDS encoding EAL domain-containing protein, translated to MTATTSAVVQEVTLDPHQAERQFATDIAVERTRLLFQGSRLPTLLMLLVGLACSLLLWSQQSAPMLAAWLGWVVLLALLRLTQVNAFNEALPSRQAEPYWRRIFLFGAGASGLTLAFAVIVLVPADVFYQQALVYGLIAAAILSASVAYAVSLSAFLTFALPCLLPSAGFLLLSGSGLQRGWGLLSVILFLALLVVAWQVNRLVQRSLLQRFHNLALISNLEHAKQCAEGLNEELAREVEQRRRAERELRGAHGELEMRVAERTLELDEATHALGKSQARLALALEASELGLWDWDLESDQVHHSHLRELFGLEPGQVQVMLRDLTPRLHPDDLPGLRRALVQHLKGRSEDYQIEYRVRHVDGHWVWVEDRGRAVERDAAGRVRRMLGTRRDVSARRQQEQQQRLAATVFEAASEGIFILDPDYRVLAVNRAFSAVTGYSREEVVGRTVTSLIGSREMRRQYQMIRQELDSAGTWQGELIETRKSGELYPQWLQLNLVRDVTGRPSHIVGFFADLSARREAEERLRYLSHYDDLTGLANRSLFKERLHDASQRARQSGRSIALVHIDLDRFKLLNDSLGHEVADQLLRQISRRLTQTVPEADCIARLSGDEFAIILDAYGSLSSLARVASRLLAKLRVPMTVGGHELVISASLGISLLPDYAREISALISQANMAVQHAKHLGGNTFQFFTDNLQACTLERLQLENQLRKAIDEGQLEVFYQPKLNLADDQLNAAEALVRWRHPQQGMVAPGEFIGLAEETGLIAPIGEFVLRQACRQARQWQQEGLAQIRVSVNISVYQLRQGNLTSLVRQVLEETGLAPQYLELELTESQLLDNVDSVIVTFRQLRELGVKLAIDDFGTGYSSLSYLKRFPVHYVKIDQTFIRDLSPGGEDAAITRAIIAMAHSLELKVVAEGVETQAQMDFLKSQNCDEIQGFLISRPVEASAFAELLRAQIDNPLD
- a CDS encoding methionine ABC transporter ATP-binding protein, with product MIQFQSVHKAYRVAGREIPALQPTTLQVGSGQVFGIIGHSGAGKSTLLRLINRLEEPSGGRIEIDGVDVTALDANGLRRFRQQVGMIFQHFNLLSSKTVADNIAMPLRLAGELSRAEIDARVAELLARVGLQDHANKYPAQLSGGQKQRVGIARALSTRPKILLCDEATSALDPQTTTAVLQLLAEINRELGLTIVLITHEMDVIRRVCDRVAVMDAGVIVEEGPVAEVFLHPQHPTTRRFVQESEHVDEAEQRDDFAHVEGRILRLTFQGEATYAPLLGTVARETGVDYSILAGRIDRIKDTPYGQLTLALTGGDIDAALARFDAADVHLEVLR
- a CDS encoding TRAP transporter substrate-binding protein codes for the protein MNRRNLFGAAVALIAAIGLVGCKEDKAASEQAAAKPAETVHWKMVTSWPKNFPGLGTAAERLAERINAMSAGRLTVKVYAAGELVPALEVFDAVSRGTAEMGHGTPYYWKGKVPAAQFFSSVPFGLSTLEMNAWLSKGGGQALWDETYAPFGVKPLSAGNTTMQMGGWFNKEINSLADIKGLKIRMPGLGGEVWSKLGAITVNLPGGEIFTSLQTSAIDATDWVGPYNDLAFGLHKAAKYYYFPGWQEPQAVVESMVNQKAFDALPADLQAIVVEAARAATLDMMDDYVFNNAKALQSLKSEGVQFKRLPDEVLQAMREQSNVVLEALAAENDLNGRIWASQKAFLEEASAMQALTEKELYNWR